A window of Veillonellales bacterium contains these coding sequences:
- a CDS encoding heavy metal translocating P-type ATPase translates to MEKTSNLRSVNLKISGMSCAACSARIEKGLKKLPGVYTANVNLAAEKATIEYNGNALTISQIQKKIRDLGYDANNIADAEQSDREQKIRQETMHHQRLRLILSALLSLPLLGAMVLHSLGVMGKIGEFLMNPYLQFMLATPVQFVAGWPFYRGAYTALKNGSANMDVLVALGTSAAYFYSIANLLTGDPALYFETSAILITLIMLGKLLEATAKGRTSSAIKALMGLQAKTARVIRGDIEMDVPIETVLAGDVILVRPGEKVPVDGVIINGTSTLDESMLTGESIPVDKKPGDEVVGATINKFGVFQFKATKIGKDTVLAQIVRIVEEAQGSKAPIQRFADIVSGYFVPVVVGLAVLTFACWYFLLDPGNFSRALVNFTSVMVIACPCALGLATPTSIMVGTGKGAENGILIKGAEHLENTHRLTTIVLDKTGTITKGQPEVTDILPFSAFSAREILEIAAQAEKSSEHPLARAIVKYGQEQHIRFAAPEEFTAIPGHGVKAISNNRPILLGTRKLMEENNIQITSVLDEMEQLEQQGKTVMLLAVEQKLAGLIAVADTVKENSVRAITELHKLGIEVWMITGDNERAAKAIAAASGIYHVLAEVLPEQKAEKIAALKQEGKVVAMVGDGINDAPALAAADVGFAVGTGTDVAIAAADITLLRGDLLGIAAAIRLSKATMRNIKQNLFWALAYNSVGIPIAAAGFLSPVLAGTAMAFSSVSVVLNALRLKRFQPY, encoded by the coding sequence ATGGAAAAGACAAGTAACCTTCGTTCAGTTAACCTGAAAATTTCCGGCATGAGCTGTGCGGCCTGCTCCGCCCGGATTGAAAAAGGGCTGAAGAAACTGCCTGGCGTTTACACGGCCAATGTGAACCTTGCGGCGGAAAAAGCCACTATTGAATACAACGGAAATGCCCTGACCATCTCTCAGATTCAGAAAAAAATCAGAGACTTGGGCTATGACGCCAATAACATAGCCGATGCCGAGCAAAGTGACCGCGAACAAAAAATCCGGCAGGAGACAATGCATCACCAGCGGCTTCGTCTGATTTTATCAGCCTTACTTTCTTTACCCTTATTAGGAGCTATGGTCTTGCACTCTCTTGGCGTTATGGGAAAAATCGGGGAATTCTTAATGAACCCCTATCTGCAGTTTATGCTGGCCACGCCGGTCCAATTTGTGGCCGGCTGGCCCTTTTATCGCGGCGCCTATACCGCGTTGAAAAACGGCAGTGCCAATATGGACGTACTGGTCGCCCTGGGAACCTCTGCCGCCTATTTCTATAGCATCGCCAATCTACTGACCGGTGATCCTGCTTTGTATTTTGAAACCTCCGCCATTCTAATCACCCTGATTATGCTAGGCAAGCTGTTGGAAGCAACGGCTAAGGGACGGACTTCATCAGCCATAAAAGCACTAATGGGTCTGCAGGCAAAAACCGCCCGGGTCATTCGCGGCGATATAGAAATGGACGTCCCCATTGAAACGGTACTGGCAGGTGATGTCATTCTTGTCCGGCCGGGAGAAAAAGTTCCCGTAGACGGTGTCATCATCAACGGCACCTCCACCTTAGATGAATCCATGCTGACCGGGGAAAGCATCCCTGTAGATAAAAAACCGGGAGATGAAGTCGTCGGCGCCACCATCAATAAGTTCGGCGTCTTTCAATTCAAAGCGACAAAAATCGGCAAAGATACTGTCCTGGCCCAAATTGTCCGCATCGTGGAGGAAGCCCAGGGATCCAAAGCGCCGATACAGCGTTTCGCTGATATCGTCTCCGGTTACTTTGTACCGGTAGTTGTAGGCCTGGCCGTTTTAACCTTTGCCTGTTGGTATTTTCTCCTTGACCCAGGCAATTTCTCCCGTGCCCTGGTTAACTTTACATCAGTTATGGTGATTGCCTGCCCCTGTGCCTTAGGTCTGGCCACCCCAACGTCGATTATGGTGGGAACCGGGAAAGGCGCCGAGAACGGCATCTTAATCAAAGGCGCGGAGCATTTGGAAAATACCCACCGCCTGACAACCATTGTTTTGGATAAAACGGGCACCATTACCAAGGGACAGCCGGAAGTTACGGATATCCTCCCATTCAGTGCCTTTTCCGCCCGAGAAATCTTAGAAATAGCGGCCCAGGCAGAAAAAAGCTCCGAGCATCCCTTAGCCCGGGCCATTGTAAAGTATGGTCAAGAGCAGCACATTCGCTTCGCAGCGCCGGAAGAGTTTACAGCGATCCCCGGTCACGGCGTAAAAGCGATCAGCAATAACCGACCAATTCTGCTTGGCACCCGCAAACTCATGGAAGAAAACAATATCCAAATCACCTCCGTCCTTGACGAAATGGAACAACTGGAGCAGCAAGGAAAAACCGTGATGCTTCTGGCTGTGGAGCAGAAACTGGCCGGCTTGATCGCCGTGGCCGATACTGTAAAAGAGAACTCCGTCCGGGCGATAACAGAACTGCATAAGCTGGGGATTGAAGTCTGGATGATCACCGGCGATAATGAACGGGCAGCGAAAGCAATTGCCGCCGCCAGCGGAATTTACCATGTCCTGGCTGAAGTGCTGCCGGAACAGAAAGCGGAAAAAATAGCCGCGCTCAAACAAGAAGGCAAAGTCGTAGCCATGGTAGGCGACGGCATCAACGACGCGCCGGCCCTGGCTGCAGCCGATGTGGGGTTTGCCGTTGGAACCGGCACCGACGTGGCAATCGCAGCAGCCGACATTACGCTGCTGCGGGGTGATTTGCTGGGAATTGCAGCTGCCATCAGGCTCAGCAAGGCAACGATGCGCAACATTAAACAAAACCTGTTCTGGGCCCTTGCCTATAATTCAGTGGGTATCCCCATTGCCGCAGCAGGCTTCCTGTCGCCGGTACTGGCCGGCACTGCGATGGCCTTCAGTTCCGTTTCAGTGGTGCTGAACGCTCTGCGTCTAAAGCGCTTCCAGCCTTATTGA
- a CDS encoding metal-sensitive transcriptional regulator, with the protein MLTDKEKVNLKLRLKKVSGQINGIDKMLDEGRYCIDTLQQILAAKAALNKVALIILESHAKSCVVKAIKEGRADESIDELMNVLKQFNK; encoded by the coding sequence ATGCTGACAGACAAAGAAAAGGTTAACCTAAAACTACGCTTAAAAAAAGTATCCGGTCAGATCAACGGCATTGACAAAATGCTGGACGAAGGCCGTTACTGCATTGATACTTTGCAGCAAATCCTGGCAGCGAAAGCGGCCCTCAACAAAGTCGCGCTGATTATCCTGGAGAGTCATGCCAAAAGCTGTGTTGTAAAGGCGATCAAAGAAGGCCGGGCCGACGAAAGCATTGACGAATTGATGAATGTTCTAAAGCAGTTCAATAAATAA
- a CDS encoding ShlB/FhaC/HecB family hemolysin secretion/activation protein gives MNKNRVALAAIILWLNASIAQAAPVVPDDAGSTLRRSAEMLEQRKLNQDLQENRQTGKEPITDNTDKTKEKAAADDSVRFFVSEIVVNESQILKPEEIKAITGKYEGKSVTLKDIYTAVAEFNELYEQKQYITARAILPPQKIENGIVKIRLVEGRVGKIVLEGAKYTAESFVTNRISLKNGDLVSVDKLSSDLLYFNGTNDVQLHAELRPGKEFGTTDVVIKLQEPKVLQTSLFVDNAGRDTTGLYRTGLSIEQTSLTGARDPLSLTGMWARGTLYGSASYSYPISVKGTRLGINYSKNRINIIDGELRALDVAGNSSDFGLSLTQPLHIKPSLKIEGFAELHTKKSDNSFTGIQLAENKVDTTVLGFSVLSYDGAGIWYTRHEFTSGKEETTHSNNQNFNRYNCSIIRQKKISNTWQLTVRADTQFAAMKQPLPSTEQFYIGGMTSVRGYPEGYRAGNQGYSLSAEGSFPLSKELTGIIFVDHGAVRPVKGNKETSNADDVLTSMGVGVNMNFTNQFSGKVAVGVPLRGDVGIRLHLSFQYGL, from the coding sequence ATGAACAAGAACAGAGTGGCTCTGGCGGCGATCATACTTTGGTTGAACGCATCAATAGCACAGGCAGCGCCGGTTGTGCCCGATGATGCTGGTTCGACGCTGCGCCGTTCGGCAGAAATGCTTGAACAACGTAAACTAAATCAGGATTTGCAGGAAAATCGTCAGACAGGGAAGGAGCCAATCACTGACAATACCGACAAAACAAAAGAAAAAGCGGCTGCCGACGACTCAGTGCGATTTTTTGTCAGCGAGATAGTAGTGAATGAATCGCAGATACTCAAACCAGAGGAGATCAAAGCGATCACCGGCAAGTACGAAGGGAAGTCAGTGACACTTAAAGACATATATACAGCTGTGGCGGAATTTAACGAACTCTACGAGCAAAAGCAGTACATAACAGCGAGAGCCATCTTGCCCCCGCAGAAAATTGAGAATGGTATAGTCAAAATCAGACTGGTGGAAGGGCGAGTGGGCAAGATTGTTCTCGAAGGCGCCAAATATACGGCTGAATCCTTCGTTACAAATCGAATCTCTTTGAAAAATGGCGATCTGGTAAGCGTAGATAAGCTTAGCAGCGACCTGCTCTATTTTAATGGAACGAATGACGTGCAGCTTCATGCTGAACTTCGACCAGGGAAGGAATTCGGTACAACAGATGTTGTAATTAAACTGCAGGAGCCCAAGGTTCTTCAAACCTCGTTATTTGTTGACAACGCTGGCCGTGATACGACTGGCTTGTATCGTACCGGATTGTCAATAGAGCAGACCAGCTTGACCGGAGCGCGCGATCCGCTGTCGCTCACCGGAATGTGGGCGAGAGGCACCTTGTACGGTTCGGCATCATATAGCTATCCGATTAGCGTTAAGGGAACGCGGCTCGGCATTAACTATAGTAAAAACCGGATTAATATTATTGACGGGGAGCTTAGAGCCCTGGATGTTGCAGGGAATTCGAGTGATTTCGGTCTTAGTCTGACTCAGCCATTGCATATCAAACCCAGCCTGAAAATTGAAGGGTTCGCTGAGCTTCACACTAAAAAATCCGATAATAGTTTCACCGGTATCCAACTTGCTGAAAACAAGGTTGATACAACTGTTTTAGGTTTCTCTGTTTTATCCTATGACGGCGCTGGAATCTGGTACACGCGGCATGAGTTCACGTCAGGCAAGGAAGAGACAACACACTCCAATAATCAAAACTTTAATCGCTATAATTGTTCCATTATTCGCCAAAAAAAAATCAGTAACACTTGGCAGCTGACTGTGCGGGCGGACACACAGTTTGCCGCTATGAAGCAACCGCTGCCATCCACTGAGCAATTTTACATCGGCGGCATGACCAGCGTTCGTGGCTATCCGGAAGGATACCGGGCCGGTAACCAGGGCTATTCGCTTAGTGCGGAAGGCAGCTTCCCGCTGTCCAAAGAATTAACAGGCATTATTTTTGTTGATCATGGCGCGGTAAGGCCTGTCAAAGGGAATAAAGAAACAAGCAACGCGGATGATGTATTGACAAGCATGGGGGTAGGCGTCAATATGAACTTTACTAACCAGTTTTCAGGCAAAGTTGCAGTTGGTGTACCGCTACGGGGAGACGTTGGAATTCGGTTGCATTTATCTTTTCAATACGGACTATAA
- the cobT gene encoding nicotinate-nucleotide--dimethylbenzimidazole phosphoribosyltransferase, giving the protein MDLLHDTLAAITGLDELTMSKVQQQLNRLSPAGGLGRLGDMAAQYAGITGEEPPSLPRKCLMLLSADHGVSELGVSAYPVETTVHMTKNYLVAKGAGANALANYCHADMTIVDMGIAGDVSQIPGLIHRKIAYGTQNFTRGPAMTRQQAIQALETGIQLVAEKARQGYRCFSLGEMGIGNTTSSAAIAAAFSGMEPKTATGRGTGISDGRLQIKIEAVRQGLTVNRPNPADGLDVLTKVGGFEIGGLAGVILGAAANRCLVIIDGFNATAAALIATALQPLSKHFIMGSHLSAEPAHRRMLRILDLEPYIDMGLRLGEGTGASLVMDLLDAAIKILHETAAPHETIHPLPSFPNGNSIQDIIRTIGPLDSTAMEQCQLRLDNLSKPLGSLHALEQLACKMAGITCQAKPNHLKKALIVMAADHVTSEQDRNTAHIISRLRQGNSISGVLARHGEAKAFVVDLGVKRNLSELPGLSRKEISSGTEDITAAPPAMSRAEMLYAIQIGMLAADTVLKRGNKIIGLGSLGTGSLPAALAVLSACSGIAAGQLSSGFSDAATRQAAEKARYALLTNPPKLVDPLDILTKVGGWEIAGLVGVILAAAAGRAAVVLDGLTTVTAALIATRLAPQSRDYLVASHFAAEPGLTAALQQLGIPAYLHLNLNVGEGVGAILGMRLIDAGLHVLNDMKTFGEAKVAVAQDGPGFLRQRTTV; this is encoded by the coding sequence ATGGACTTATTGCACGACACCCTTGCCGCAATAACCGGCCTGGATGAACTAACGATGAGCAAAGTACAGCAACAGCTAAACCGGCTGTCCCCTGCCGGCGGCTTGGGCCGCTTAGGCGATATGGCCGCCCAGTATGCCGGTATCACCGGTGAAGAACCTCCCTCCCTTCCCCGGAAATGCCTGATGCTGCTATCCGCCGATCACGGCGTGTCTGAACTGGGCGTCAGCGCTTATCCGGTAGAAACCACGGTACATATGACAAAAAACTATTTAGTGGCCAAAGGTGCCGGCGCCAATGCCCTTGCCAACTATTGCCACGCCGATATGACGATTGTGGACATGGGAATTGCCGGCGACGTAAGTCAAATTCCCGGATTGATTCACCGGAAAATTGCCTACGGAACTCAAAACTTTACCAGAGGGCCGGCCATGACCCGGCAGCAGGCGATTCAAGCCTTGGAAACCGGCATACAGCTTGTCGCCGAAAAAGCGCGGCAGGGCTATCGCTGCTTTAGCCTGGGAGAAATGGGTATTGGCAATACTACTTCCAGCGCCGCTATTGCCGCCGCCTTTTCCGGCATGGAACCGAAAACCGCCACTGGTCGTGGTACCGGAATTTCCGACGGCCGGCTCCAGATTAAAATCGAGGCGGTACGCCAGGGGCTGACTGTTAACCGGCCCAATCCTGCCGATGGTCTGGACGTACTGACCAAAGTCGGCGGTTTTGAAATTGGCGGACTGGCAGGAGTCATTCTCGGCGCAGCCGCCAATCGCTGTCTGGTTATCATCGACGGTTTTAATGCAACCGCCGCCGCCCTCATTGCCACCGCTCTCCAGCCCCTAAGCAAACATTTTATCATGGGTTCTCATTTGTCCGCCGAACCGGCGCATCGCCGAATGCTGCGTATTCTGGATCTGGAACCCTATATTGATATGGGCCTTCGTCTGGGAGAAGGCACCGGTGCTTCCCTAGTCATGGACCTGCTGGATGCGGCGATAAAAATCCTGCACGAAACAGCCGCCCCCCACGAAACGATTCACCCCCTTCCCTCTTTCCCTAACGGAAATTCAATCCAGGATATCATCAGGACAATCGGTCCCCTTGACAGCACCGCCATGGAGCAATGTCAGCTGCGCCTTGACAACCTGTCGAAACCGCTGGGAAGTCTCCACGCGCTGGAGCAATTAGCCTGTAAAATGGCCGGCATTACCTGCCAGGCCAAACCAAACCATCTGAAGAAAGCTCTGATTGTTATGGCCGCTGATCATGTAACGTCAGAACAAGACCGGAATACAGCCCACATCATCTCCCGGCTGCGGCAGGGTAATTCCATATCCGGGGTGCTGGCCCGCCATGGTGAGGCCAAAGCCTTTGTTGTCGACCTCGGCGTAAAGAGAAATTTATCCGAGCTGCCAGGACTCAGCCGGAAGGAAATCAGCTCTGGCACCGAAGATATAACAGCCGCTCCGCCGGCCATGTCCCGGGCAGAAATGCTCTACGCCATTCAAATAGGGATGCTAGCGGCCGACACCGTGCTAAAGCGCGGCAACAAAATTATCGGCTTAGGCAGCCTGGGCACAGGCAGCCTTCCCGCCGCACTGGCCGTCTTATCCGCTTGTTCCGGCATTGCCGCCGGACAGTTATCCTCCGGTTTTTCCGATGCGGCAACCCGGCAGGCTGCTGAAAAAGCCCGATATGCACTTTTGACCAATCCACCGAAACTTGTCGACCCGCTGGATATTCTGACCAAAGTCGGCGGATGGGAAATCGCCGGTTTAGTTGGCGTAATTTTAGCTGCCGCAGCCGGCAGAGCTGCCGTTGTGCTGGATGGCCTGACCACCGTGACCGCGGCTTTGATTGCCACCCGGCTGGCTCCCCAGAGCCGGGATTACCTAGTAGCCTCTCATTTTGCCGCCGAACCGGGACTGACGGCAGCCTTACAACAGCTGGGAATACCGGCTTACCTTCATCTGAATCTGAACGTAGGCGAAGGAGTCGGCGCCATTCTGGGCATGAGACTCATTGATGCCGGACTTCATGTCCTGAACGATATGAAAACTTTCGGTGAAGCAAAGGTAGCGGTAGCCCAGGACGGCCCCGGCTTTCTCAGACAGCGAACCACCGTATAG
- a CDS encoding 2-phosphosulfolactate phosphatase — MKIDIAFLPKEIAERNLSNTVCIVLDIFRATTCMVTSIANGCKMIIPVLSIEDARKISQEIGPVLFAGERQSLKMEGCDFGNSPFEFSPDKVKGQTIITTTSNGTTAIKATDGAYHTLIGSFLNAKALCRQAKKYGKNILIVCAGTDGLFSLEDALCAGLLVCLLTEEAESELTDSARGALLMYTEAKDKLIETAKDSRNGKRLCGLDRMEDIVYCFQRDRYQIVPEYSEGRITVKK; from the coding sequence ATGAAAATTGACATCGCATTTTTGCCGAAGGAAATTGCGGAAAGGAATCTTTCTAATACAGTTTGTATTGTATTGGATATATTCCGGGCAACGACCTGTATGGTTACTTCTATTGCAAACGGCTGCAAGATGATTATACCCGTTTTATCCATCGAGGATGCACGTAAGATATCACAAGAAATCGGGCCGGTTTTATTTGCGGGTGAACGGCAATCCCTCAAAATGGAGGGGTGTGATTTTGGTAATTCGCCCTTTGAATTTTCGCCGGATAAGGTAAAGGGTCAAACGATTATTACGACTACTTCCAATGGGACTACGGCGATAAAGGCCACAGACGGGGCGTATCATACCTTGATTGGTTCATTTTTAAATGCGAAGGCTCTTTGCCGGCAGGCTAAGAAATATGGAAAAAATATATTAATTGTCTGTGCAGGAACCGACGGGCTTTTTTCTTTGGAGGATGCTCTTTGTGCCGGCTTATTAGTCTGTCTGCTGACTGAAGAAGCGGAGAGTGAATTGACTGATTCAGCCCGGGGTGCTTTACTGATGTATACGGAAGCGAAGGATAAACTGATAGAAACGGCCAAGGATAGCCGAAATGGTAAACGGTTATGCGGCCTGGACCGAATGGAAGATATCGTATATTGTTTTCAAAGAGATCGGTACCAAATTGTGCCGGAATATAGTGAGGGAAGAATTACAGTAAAAAAATAA